The Thermonema lapsum genome window below encodes:
- the rpsJ gene encoding 30S ribosomal protein S10: MAQKIRIKLKSYDHDLVDKSAERIVKAVKATGAVVSGPIPLPTKKEIYTVLRSPHVNKKSREQFQLCTYKRLIDIYSNSPKTVDALMKLELPSGVDVKIKV, translated from the coding sequence ATGGCACAAAAGATTCGAATCAAACTCAAATCCTACGACCACGATTTAGTGGACAAGTCGGCTGAGCGCATTGTGAAGGCTGTCAAAGCCACCGGTGCAGTGGTAAGCGGTCCCATTCCTTTGCCTACTAAAAAGGAAATCTACACCGTATTGCGCTCACCTCACGTGAACAAAAAGTCGCGTGAGCAGTTCCAGCTTTGCACTTACAAGCGCTTGATTGACATCTACTCCAACAGCCCCAAAACCGTAGATGCCTTGATGAAGCTTGAGCTGCCCAGTGGGGTAGATGTGAAAATCAAAGTCTGA
- a CDS encoding BamA/TamA family outer membrane protein codes for MLSTLQRYGLLCVCVLWSLWGQAQHQSWHFATQPAKVQWQRTMSIEGAASSDSLHLLYLKELHAHGYWDARLDSCRQAEGEVWCVYLLGERWRLRLGNIEGLPATWSLPASLRRLQRKAVPFEWTWWQRQQRLIVEMAEDYGYPFAEVQVERAVFDTLKKIWQPALRLQTHALITFDSLTLSPDKRSINEAFLRKYLAIVRGTPFRRCAVEQIDRRLQALGFLRLKGSPEVRFSGLQADLRLPVEWGNSSQIQGFLGFLPNEQNKGELLITGELSLRLLNLFRRASRLQLYYNKMRPVAEQLQADYLHRRLWGAFDVGLSLSLMREDTLFINVNRSLTLMYPLADGSYVKGGVGLHTSRLGFSPTGTKAEDFRYQETDYFYYLLGWQQSRLNDRWFPTQGWQADVAVELGNKTIARNPFLPEAYYDTLRLRALQWHVQWSVEGYYPLSRRQVLHFKQQTALKQAPLLLRNEWERLGGLRSLRGFNENFFFTPAYTLWSIEWQYLLPPKSYLLLLADYALLAEDSNTKRFYSAAGLGAGIQLFTRAGNFRLLYAIGTAPQQPFAFNRAKIHFGYVSVF; via the coding sequence ATGCTGAGTACTTTACAAAGATATGGATTGCTTTGTGTTTGTGTGCTGTGGAGCCTTTGGGGACAAGCCCAGCATCAAAGCTGGCACTTTGCCACACAACCCGCCAAGGTTCAGTGGCAGCGCACAATGAGCATAGAGGGGGCAGCATCGTCCGACAGCCTGCACTTACTTTATTTGAAAGAATTGCATGCACATGGCTATTGGGATGCACGCCTCGACTCCTGTCGCCAAGCGGAAGGAGAGGTTTGGTGTGTGTATCTTCTTGGAGAGCGTTGGCGCTTGCGGCTTGGGAATATAGAAGGACTGCCCGCAACATGGAGCCTGCCCGCATCGTTGCGGCGCTTGCAGCGCAAGGCTGTTCCTTTTGAATGGACGTGGTGGCAGCGCCAACAACGGCTCATAGTAGAGATGGCAGAGGACTATGGCTACCCCTTTGCAGAGGTTCAGGTCGAACGGGCTGTTTTCGATACCTTAAAAAAGATATGGCAGCCTGCATTGCGCTTGCAGACGCACGCGCTCATTACTTTCGATTCACTGACTTTAAGCCCCGATAAGCGTAGTATAAACGAAGCTTTCTTGCGTAAATATTTGGCTATCGTCCGTGGTACACCTTTCCGGCGTTGTGCCGTGGAGCAAATAGACCGCCGTTTGCAGGCTTTAGGCTTTCTACGCTTAAAAGGAAGCCCGGAGGTGCGCTTCTCGGGGCTGCAAGCCGACTTGCGACTGCCAGTAGAGTGGGGCAACAGCTCTCAAATACAGGGCTTTTTGGGTTTTTTGCCCAATGAGCAAAACAAGGGTGAGCTGCTCATCACCGGTGAGCTTAGCCTTCGCTTGTTGAATTTGTTTCGAAGGGCAAGCCGCCTGCAGCTTTATTACAACAAGATGCGTCCGGTGGCTGAACAGTTGCAGGCAGATTACCTGCACCGTCGCTTGTGGGGGGCTTTTGATGTCGGGCTTTCTTTGAGCTTGATGCGTGAAGATACGCTTTTTATCAATGTAAATCGCAGCCTTACTTTGATGTATCCGCTGGCAGATGGTAGCTATGTGAAAGGAGGCGTGGGCTTGCACACCTCGCGTTTGGGCTTTTCGCCTACGGGCACCAAAGCCGAAGATTTTCGTTATCAAGAAACAGATTATTTTTACTACCTATTGGGATGGCAACAGTCGCGTCTCAATGACCGTTGGTTCCCTACACAGGGCTGGCAAGCCGATGTAGCCGTAGAGCTGGGTAACAAAACCATAGCACGTAATCCTTTCCTTCCGGAGGCTTATTACGATACGCTTCGATTACGTGCCCTTCAATGGCATGTGCAGTGGAGCGTAGAGGGTTATTACCCCCTTTCACGGCGGCAGGTGTTGCATTTTAAGCAGCAAACGGCGCTCAAGCAGGCTCCCTTGCTCTTGCGCAACGAATGGGAGCGGCTGGGGGGCTTGCGCTCACTGCGTGGGTTCAATGAAAACTTCTTTTTTACGCCTGCCTATACATTGTGGAGCATAGAGTGGCAATATCTATTGCCGCCCAAGTCGTATCTGTTGTTGCTTGCCGATTATGCTTTGTTGGCAGAAGACAGCAACACGAAGCGCTTCTATAGTGCAGCTGGTTTGGGAGCAGGTATTCAGCTCTTTACACGGGCGGGCAATTTCCGTCTTCTCTATGCCATAGGGACAGCACCACAGCAGCCTTTTGCCTTCAATCGTGCCAAAATACACTTTGGTTATGTGAGCGTATTTTGA
- a CDS encoding START-like domain-containing protein: MEKYRFEKEFEIKASPRMLYPYLLNPEGLSQWFADDVKVLPDGNYLFEWEGERHSARVVSRRLNKHVKFVFTDSGDDEIKANFVEFFLDYNDIIGSTFLKVVDFSEMDDEEELHKLWDGLVQSLKEIVGG; the protein is encoded by the coding sequence ATGGAAAAATACCGTTTCGAAAAAGAATTTGAAATAAAAGCATCACCTCGCATGTTGTATCCTTATTTGTTGAACCCGGAGGGCTTATCGCAGTGGTTTGCCGATGACGTAAAAGTACTGCCTGATGGAAACTATCTTTTTGAGTGGGAGGGAGAACGGCATTCTGCCCGTGTGGTGAGTCGCCGCCTCAATAAGCATGTGAAGTTTGTGTTTACCGACAGCGGAGATGACGAAATAAAAGCTAATTTTGTGGAGTTCTTTCTCGATTATAATGACATTATCGGGTCCACCTTTTTGAAGGTGGTCGACTTCTCGGAAATGGACGACGAGGAAGAATTACATAAACTGTGGGATGGCTTGGTGCAAAGCCTTAAAGAAATCGTCGGAGGGTAA
- a CDS encoding uroporphyrinogen-III synthase: MKDTKLFEEVKERMKPVKSILVSQPKDQASNAPYFTLAEKYGIKIDFRSFIEVKRVPVKDFRKQKIDILDHTAVIFTSRNAVDFFFDTCKELRIEMPAEMKYFCISEQTAKYLQKYITIRKRKLFVGERTAKDLFPYFKKHKNDKYLYPCSSIRKDDIPSFFKEQGMQLTEAVMYETVASDLSDLSDIKYDIIVFYSPSGIQSLFTNFPDFKQENTRIAVFGPTTAQAAREAGLIVDIEAPLPNAPSMTGAIEEYIKIANGLK; encoded by the coding sequence ATGAAGGACACTAAACTATTCGAGGAAGTGAAGGAAAGAATGAAGCCGGTAAAAAGTATTCTGGTTTCGCAACCCAAGGACCAAGCATCCAATGCCCCCTATTTTACACTTGCAGAAAAATATGGCATCAAAATAGACTTCCGTTCTTTCATAGAAGTGAAGCGGGTGCCGGTAAAAGACTTTCGGAAGCAGAAAATTGATATATTAGACCACACGGCAGTCATCTTTACTAGCCGCAATGCGGTGGACTTTTTCTTCGATACGTGCAAAGAATTGCGTATAGAGATGCCTGCTGAAATGAAATACTTCTGCATTTCGGAGCAAACGGCAAAATATCTTCAGAAATACATTACCATTCGCAAGCGCAAGCTGTTTGTGGGAGAGCGTACTGCCAAAGACCTCTTCCCTTACTTCAAAAAGCACAAAAATGATAAATATCTATATCCTTGCTCCAGCATCCGTAAAGACGATATTCCCAGCTTCTTTAAGGAGCAAGGCATGCAGTTGACCGAAGCGGTTATGTATGAAACCGTAGCCAGCGACTTGTCTGACCTTTCCGATATAAAATACGACATCATCGTGTTTTATAGCCCTTCGGGTATTCAGTCTTTATTCACCAACTTTCCTGATTTCAAACAGGAAAACACCCGTATAGCTGTTTTTGGTCCTACTACGGCACAAGCCGCTCGTGAAGCAGGCTTGATTGTTGACATAGAAGCACCATTGCCCAATGCGCCTTCCATGACCGGAGCCATTGAAGAGTATATCAAAATAGCCAATGGTTTGAAATAA
- the hemW gene encoding radical SAM family heme chaperone HemW — translation MAGIYIHIPYCKQACYYCDFHFSTSKATLPAMIEAICKELNLQKDYLPGKPSLQSIYFGGGTPSLLSPAHIEQILNTIYKLHRVETNAEITLEANPDDLTADKLQALHRLGINRLSIGIQSFQDDILQKLHRAHSARQAIEAVQQAQDRGFQRISIDLIYGIPGVSTSRWAQDIAKALELQVGHISAYCLTIEEKTVFGRWYQKGKLMPTDDATAAEQMALLIESLQGAGFIHYEISNFALPGQFALHNSSYWKQLPYLGVGPSAHSYDGSSRQFNIANNSLYIKSIDAGKVPAQREELSPLDHANELLLTGLRTLWGCSLSSLKQYLTSLQWNVLCKEIERYRVEGYLQVENDTLRLTPQGKFIADSILESLFIVE, via the coding sequence ATGGCGGGCATCTACATACACATACCTTATTGCAAGCAGGCATGTTATTACTGCGATTTCCATTTCAGCACCTCGAAAGCTACACTCCCTGCCATGATAGAAGCCATTTGCAAGGAATTGAACTTACAAAAGGATTATCTTCCGGGCAAACCATCGCTGCAAAGTATTTATTTCGGCGGCGGCACGCCTTCTTTGCTTTCGCCCGCTCATATAGAGCAGATTTTAAACACCATTTACAAGCTTCACCGAGTAGAAACCAATGCAGAAATTACACTGGAAGCCAACCCCGATGACCTGACTGCCGACAAGTTGCAGGCACTGCACCGGCTGGGCATCAACCGCCTGAGTATTGGCATACAGAGTTTTCAAGACGACATTCTGCAGAAGCTACACCGTGCCCACTCGGCGCGGCAAGCCATTGAGGCAGTCCAGCAAGCCCAAGACAGGGGCTTCCAGCGCATCAGCATCGACCTCATTTATGGCATCCCGGGCGTAAGCACCAGTCGCTGGGCGCAAGACATCGCCAAGGCTCTTGAACTACAAGTGGGGCACATCTCGGCTTACTGTCTGACCATAGAAGAAAAGACGGTCTTTGGACGGTGGTATCAAAAAGGCAAGCTCATGCCCACGGACGACGCAACAGCTGCCGAGCAGATGGCTCTATTGATAGAAAGCCTGCAAGGTGCCGGCTTTATCCATTATGAAATATCGAATTTTGCACTGCCGGGGCAGTTTGCCCTCCACAACAGCAGCTACTGGAAACAGCTGCCCTACTTGGGGGTGGGTCCGTCTGCCCACTCGTATGACGGCAGCAGCCGGCAATTCAATATTGCCAACAATAGCCTGTACATCAAAAGCATTGACGCAGGCAAGGTGCCGGCACAGCGCGAAGAGCTCTCTCCCTTAGACCATGCCAACGAGTTGCTGCTCACCGGCTTGCGCACCCTCTGGGGGTGCTCCCTGTCGAGCCTGAAGCAATATCTTACATCTCTGCAATGGAATGTTTTATGCAAAGAAATTGAGCGCTATCGCGTAGAAGGATATTTGCAAGTCGAAAACGATACTTTACGCTTAACGCCACAGGGAAAATTCATTGCTGACAGCATCTTGGAATCCTTGTTTATCGTAGAATAA
- a CDS encoding tetratricopeptide repeat protein yields MIKKSLIAASLFTSIGFSTVTYAQSTYGTQAEAMLWQAAQSLQSMQWSLGALPSWSFYKKIAGRNDKLYAAFYEAVDALRSRQADGIPLAETFVREHRFHPLTQYMHYELGRYYFQERDFARALASLENIESDRLSQDARSDTQWMLGYGYFMQNQYNKAYEQLASLKSYANPYRGAALYYCGYIRYQEGKYQEALRDLAAATEYPEFAAHAHYLIALTHYSKQQYQEVVAYANKVPTQEVNPQFLLILGDSHYQLQQYQEAAKAFEQYQRKQSIAQLPAAVRYRIAYSYYASGRYAQAIDIFRSLAGLQSQDPNEQRLAQEAMYYMGLAYLKQEQYPSALLAFEQARKATHQPEVARLAQFYYGKLCYRLNRRAEAIEALNQYVLEYPGSPEAKEAKQLITRSYLFNNDYPKAISYLEKLPQLSTEEQKIYQEVAFTQATQLFNSGNYREAISYFEKATRYPIDASLAQRAHLGIGDAYSALGEYEKAITAYEKALKNAAQNYTTAMALYGLGYAHYNLQQYPQAQKYFERFLASQHINEKLQADAFVRLGDCHYVQKNYYASFESYAKALQKGYPDEDYIYYQQGIILDIQDKDAEAKRTLMRIVQKGSSNLYYDKALFQLGQIALEAKQYQEAVTHFSTLMQQKPGSPLVAHALLRRAVAYSNMQKINEAIEDYKRIIEQYPNHPATAAALTGAQELLTQNGRNEEFEALLAIYKKNNPNSDNLIALEFDAAKGMFFNEKYGKAIASFSLFLQEHPNSPYAYDARYYLAESYYRTGDLAQAEKLHLQVIEEKKSTGYTRSLQRMGDYYMSKQEYAKAQRMWQELLQAAMNQRERSKALQGLMEAHYATQSYDSTLYYSDEILKKEMANTLAYNTALLYKAKALIGKQQFEEANQLLKRIATENSDVFGAEAQYLIGELLYKQKQYKASLEALFALNERFPNQIKWRLRGYLLIADNYAALGDTFQAKATLESIIQNTQDAEILAKAKQKLAQLSK; encoded by the coding sequence ATGATTAAAAAAAGCCTAATTGCCGCAAGTCTATTTACCAGTATAGGATTCTCGACTGTTACTTATGCCCAAAGCACCTACGGCACTCAAGCTGAAGCTATGCTATGGCAAGCAGCACAAAGCTTGCAGTCTATGCAATGGAGCTTGGGCGCTTTACCTTCGTGGAGTTTCTACAAAAAAATAGCCGGACGCAACGATAAGCTCTATGCTGCCTTCTATGAAGCCGTAGATGCCCTGCGCAGCCGCCAAGCCGACGGCATCCCTCTGGCAGAAACTTTTGTGCGGGAACATCGCTTTCATCCGCTCACGCAATACATGCATTACGAGTTGGGGCGTTACTATTTTCAAGAGAGAGATTTTGCCCGAGCCTTAGCGAGCTTAGAAAACATCGAAAGCGACCGTTTATCGCAAGATGCCCGCAGCGACACGCAATGGATGCTGGGCTACGGTTATTTTATGCAAAATCAATACAACAAAGCCTATGAGCAGCTCGCGTCACTGAAAAGCTATGCCAACCCCTACCGAGGGGCGGCTCTTTATTACTGCGGCTATATACGCTATCAAGAAGGGAAGTATCAGGAAGCTCTGCGTGACTTAGCCGCTGCCACCGAGTATCCAGAGTTTGCGGCACATGCTCACTACCTCATTGCACTCACCCATTACAGCAAACAGCAATACCAAGAGGTAGTAGCATACGCCAACAAAGTCCCGACACAAGAAGTCAACCCGCAGTTTCTGCTTATTTTGGGCGATAGCCATTATCAACTGCAGCAATACCAAGAAGCAGCCAAAGCCTTTGAACAATACCAGCGTAAACAAAGCATTGCGCAGCTTCCGGCAGCCGTGCGTTACCGCATCGCTTACAGCTACTACGCTTCGGGGCGCTATGCACAAGCCATCGATATTTTCCGCTCTTTGGCAGGCTTGCAGTCGCAAGACCCCAACGAGCAGCGACTGGCTCAAGAAGCCATGTACTACATGGGGCTGGCTTATTTGAAACAAGAGCAGTACCCCAGCGCCCTGCTGGCATTTGAACAAGCCCGTAAAGCCACCCACCAACCAGAAGTGGCGCGCTTAGCCCAGTTCTATTATGGCAAATTGTGTTATCGCCTGAACCGACGTGCCGAAGCCATCGAAGCACTCAACCAATATGTGTTGGAATATCCTGGTAGCCCGGAAGCCAAAGAAGCCAAGCAACTCATCACCCGCTCGTATCTGTTCAACAACGACTACCCAAAAGCCATCAGCTATCTGGAAAAACTGCCCCAACTGAGCACCGAAGAGCAAAAAATTTATCAGGAGGTAGCCTTCACCCAAGCCACGCAGCTTTTTAACAGTGGCAATTATCGCGAAGCCATCAGCTACTTCGAGAAAGCGACACGCTATCCGATAGATGCAAGCCTTGCCCAACGTGCGCACTTAGGTATCGGCGATGCCTATTCAGCTCTGGGGGAGTATGAAAAAGCCATTACTGCCTATGAAAAAGCATTGAAAAACGCTGCTCAAAACTACACTACAGCTATGGCATTGTATGGCTTGGGCTATGCTCATTACAACCTACAGCAATATCCACAAGCCCAAAAATACTTCGAGCGCTTTTTGGCAAGCCAACATATCAACGAAAAGCTGCAAGCCGACGCTTTTGTGCGCTTGGGCGATTGTCATTATGTGCAGAAAAACTACTATGCCAGCTTTGAAAGCTATGCCAAAGCACTGCAGAAAGGCTACCCCGACGAGGATTACATCTATTATCAGCAAGGCATCATTCTCGACATTCAGGATAAAGATGCAGAAGCCAAACGCACCTTGATGCGCATCGTGCAAAAGGGAAGTAGCAACCTTTATTATGATAAAGCGCTCTTTCAGTTAGGACAGATTGCCCTGGAAGCAAAGCAGTACCAAGAGGCGGTAACGCACTTCTCTACCCTCATGCAGCAAAAGCCCGGCAGCCCCTTGGTTGCGCATGCCTTGTTACGGCGGGCAGTCGCTTATAGCAACATGCAAAAAATAAACGAAGCCATAGAAGACTACAAGCGCATCATCGAGCAGTATCCGAACCACCCGGCTACGGCTGCCGCCCTCACTGGTGCACAAGAGCTACTCACTCAAAACGGGCGCAACGAAGAGTTTGAGGCATTGTTAGCTATCTACAAGAAAAACAACCCCAACAGCGACAACCTCATTGCTTTGGAGTTCGACGCTGCCAAAGGTATGTTTTTCAATGAAAAATACGGCAAAGCCATTGCCAGCTTTTCCCTCTTTTTACAAGAACACCCCAATAGCCCTTATGCCTATGATGCACGCTACTATCTGGCAGAATCCTATTACCGCACCGGCGATTTGGCACAAGCCGAAAAATTGCACCTTCAGGTCATAGAAGAGAAGAAAAGCACCGGCTACACGCGCTCACTGCAACGCATGGGCGATTACTACATGAGCAAGCAAGAATACGCCAAAGCCCAGCGCATGTGGCAAGAACTGCTGCAGGCAGCCATGAACCAGCGTGAACGCAGCAAGGCATTACAAGGGCTTATGGAAGCACACTATGCCACGCAAAGCTATGACTCCACCCTGTATTACAGCGATGAAATCCTAAAAAAAGAAATGGCAAACACCCTCGCCTATAATACCGCCCTGCTGTATAAAGCCAAAGCACTTATAGGCAAGCAGCAGTTCGAAGAAGCCAATCAACTGCTCAAGCGCATCGCTACTGAAAACAGCGACGTATTCGGAGCAGAAGCTCAATATCTAATAGGCGAATTGCTGTATAAGCAAAAACAATACAAGGCTTCATTGGAAGCACTCTTTGCGCTGAACGAACGGTTTCCTAACCAAATCAAATGGCGCCTGCGTGGCTACTTGCTTATTGCCGACAACTATGCAGCCTTAGGCGATACTTTCCAAGCAAAAGCAACCTTAGAGTCAATCATACAGAATACCCAAGACGCAGAAATATTGGCTAAAGCTAAGCAAAAATTGGCTCAGCTATCCAAATAG
- a CDS encoding LptF/LptG family permease, with protein sequence MMRVKIIDKLVLKSFLGPFFLTYAVVVFILLIHTMMGYVEELVGKDVGFMVFAKMLMYFSMSLTPMALPLAVLLSCLITFGNLGEHFELTAIKSAGISLVRVLRPIGVFAAIITAVALWFSDRVVPYANLKAYSTLYNIRVTKASIDLKEGAFYNGLPGYSIKVAKKERDGKLLRKVMIYNHTANKGNKEVIIADSAYMYTILDGKYLVMELFNGRSYSDYTEEVYSNTQFLRHEFEHTKMVFSLSAFEMSEIPDSLFMYHRMMKTINELEADADSLRQEVNHLKKNIPQNMSAYFTYHLEERRPKPMDSLWSVPVRESAFLLPEGFLDSLKQRPISDFQLSIILQRAVGQARGVKQFLDMQEKLIKDKEKEVREHLIEKHRKYTYSLACFIMFLIGAPLGAIIKKGGLGVPILVSIVFFILFYALSMTGEKWAKDGVVSVFWGMWTSDFILFAFGLFFLQKARNDSRMFDKDIYIHYFRRLGQRLRNKKQENMQEA encoded by the coding sequence ATGATGCGCGTTAAAATCATTGACAAATTAGTTTTAAAAAGCTTTTTAGGTCCTTTCTTCCTCACTTATGCCGTTGTTGTTTTCATACTGCTCATCCACACCATGATGGGGTATGTGGAGGAGCTTGTAGGCAAAGATGTGGGCTTTATGGTATTTGCCAAGATGCTCATGTATTTCAGCATGAGCCTGACACCTATGGCACTGCCTTTGGCTGTTTTGCTTTCCTGTTTGATTACTTTTGGAAACTTAGGCGAACACTTCGAGTTGACGGCTATCAAAAGTGCCGGCATTTCGTTGGTGCGTGTGCTGCGTCCCATTGGCGTATTTGCTGCCATCATTACTGCGGTTGCTTTGTGGTTCAGCGACCGCGTGGTGCCTTATGCTAACCTCAAGGCATACAGCACGCTCTACAACATACGGGTAACCAAGGCTTCCATAGACTTGAAAGAAGGGGCTTTTTACAACGGCTTGCCGGGTTATAGCATCAAGGTGGCAAAGAAAGAGCGCGACGGTAAACTGTTGCGCAAGGTGATGATTTATAATCACACAGCCAATAAAGGCAACAAAGAAGTAATCATAGCCGACTCGGCTTATATGTACACCATCTTAGATGGCAAATACTTGGTGATGGAGCTGTTCAATGGGCGCAGCTATTCCGACTACACCGAAGAGGTATATAGCAACACGCAATTCCTGCGGCATGAATTTGAGCATACCAAGATGGTTTTCAGCTTATCGGCTTTCGAGATGAGTGAAATCCCTGATTCCCTCTTTATGTATCACCGTATGATGAAGACCATCAATGAGCTGGAGGCAGACGCTGACTCTTTGCGCCAAGAAGTCAATCATTTGAAAAAGAACATCCCGCAGAATATGTCGGCATATTTTACTTACCATTTAGAAGAGCGGCGCCCCAAGCCTATGGATTCGTTGTGGTCGGTGCCTGTTCGGGAAAGTGCTTTCCTTTTACCGGAAGGCTTTCTGGACTCATTGAAGCAGCGCCCCATTTCTGACTTCCAGCTAAGCATTATCTTGCAGCGAGCAGTAGGGCAGGCTCGAGGGGTAAAGCAGTTTTTGGATATGCAAGAAAAACTTATCAAAGACAAAGAGAAAGAGGTGCGTGAGCACCTTATCGAGAAGCACCGCAAATATACCTATTCGCTGGCTTGTTTTATCATGTTTTTGATAGGTGCTCCTTTGGGGGCTATCATTAAGAAGGGGGGACTGGGAGTGCCCATTTTGGTGTCTATCGTTTTCTTCATTCTCTTCTATGCGCTTTCTATGACCGGTGAGAAATGGGCAAAGGACGGAGTTGTATCTGTTTTTTGGGGAATGTGGACTTCCGATTTTATACTCTTTGCTTTTGGCTTATTTTTCTTGCAGAAAGCACGCAACGACTCCCGTATGTTCGACAAAGACATTTACATTCACTACTTCCGTCGCTTGGGGCAACGCCTACGCAACAAAAAGCAAGAAAATATGCAAGAAGCTTGA